A DNA window from Camelina sativa cultivar DH55 chromosome 13, Cs, whole genome shotgun sequence contains the following coding sequences:
- the LOC104736283 gene encoding DDT domain-containing protein PTM-like isoform X2 — MEVVEGKVARPRGRPRKRPRPEDQNGVSSNRGKRPVLETLKVTLPRSLLGRYVLKDFDDCRVSLGKIVSYNTGLYRVEYEDGEFEDLETCSLRQLIIGDNYFDDELRVRRSKLDDFILKKDEKKKTDYTKKKGVELQNRVNEVEVPTSTSPSSVAEVESDYSSCGVPGSEDNRDPDIETMSPLVPVPPVDLPSSSGTICIPEEAVVHLLSVYGFLRSFSVQLYILPFGLDDFVGALNFGGPNSLLDAIHVALMRALKGHLERLSLEGSEVASKCLRCIDWSLLDALTWPVYLVHYFAAMGHASGPVWRVFNEYVVEKDYYSSPVVMKLKILQILCDDVFDVADVRAEIDSREETEVGLDPDGVTADLPENGPRRVHPRFAKTSACKEKELSEYVAVNHGISSMSESKILSSRYTDGGHGDSSDLDGNSDECRLCGMDGTLLCCDGCPLAYHSRCIGVVKMYIPDGPWYCPECTINKMGPTIAHKTSLRGAVYFGVDPHGRLFLGTCNHLLVLKISVQADSDIKYYNAIDIPKVVLVLLSATNHRMEYLYICKAISQYWDLPEGLISYLRAVEIDLAHMQKEGCDEASDVIRPDSASSSSGNNIQNVVGLHASASGSPVLGRSSGVQEKNLVAGITQKGLLFKPNTYINHYTNGELAASAAATLAVLSSEETHEPDLQKFSNAKKAVASNILLQVKAFSLVALSFFWPSPDKKEITRERCGWCHSCKLTSASRRGCMLNAAVTGATKSAMKVCSGLFPLKNGDGVLSSIAAYLLYLEESLRGLITGPFLSESLRYQWRKKLVEASTCKAMKALLLELEEDICSIALSSDWLKLVDDWLIEHSFFQSAPFTVADTQKRRPGKRQRNQAEITAQGSDDDSFTWWRGGKLSKVILLKAVLLKPQRRKAAWHGGIKKFPEFSYGDGSYIPKRSRRSVWKAAVESSKNISQLALQVRYLDMNIRWSELVRPEQNVQDVKGPETEATVFRNASICDKKIIDNKVRYGVVFGNQKHLPSRVMKKITEVEKTEDGKEKYWFHEARVPLYLIKEYEESLPRVHIPFIKKPSRKISKLQKMQLKASRANIFSYLASRRDNTEKCSCASCHLDVFVRNATTCSTCQGFCHKECTMSTQHTVGKVELLVTCKRCYLARARSLMNQRHPTTAAVLIDRPFQNAVTPVTKTQFKPPNQQLPSSNIRSTTSGVKQITPDSNLAPKSKHKTLSWGIIWRKKNVEDTGVNFRHQHVLLAARSDQPNPEPVCCLCKLPYNPGLTYIHCTNCDKWYHIEAIKLEESKIPEVVGFKCCKCRRIRSPDCPYMDPVLKEQKQMKPVVSRRQKHGKGSIGMDSTSERMSEQEDSMPSTPSFPFEDTFVPDDDPLLMSVSKIEQITPNNLDVEWNGDGSVPGPQKLQVRRQVKREDTDGNNSLSYTEFSMQPESMPIVKPEMEATLPVTEWDASGNCDMVEGELMFDYEDMEFEPQTYFSLTELLTTDDSGQCDGYGDGKDASANTDNPNPQVETTVEQCRAFLCDNTIPCQICMHVDPGPDLTCKTCTMTIHSHCSPWEEESTCTGGSWRCGRCREWL; from the exons ATGGAAGTGGTGGAAGGAAAGGTGGCCAGACCTAGAGGTAGACCGAGGAAACGCCCGAGACCAGAGGATCAAAATGGAGTGTCGTCTAATCGAGGGAAGAGGCCGGTTTTGGAGACTTTGAAAGTGACTTTACCTAGATCTCTTCTCGGTCGTTATGTGTTGAaagattttgatgactgtagaGTTTCTCTTGGGAAGATAGTTTCGTATAATACTGGCTTGTACAGAGTTGAATATGAGGATGGTGAGTTTGAGGATCTGGAAACTTGTTCTCTTCGTCAGTTAATTATTGGGGATAATTACTTTGATGATGAATTACGTGTTAGAAGAAGTAAATTAGATGACTTTATTCTGAAAAaggatgaaaagaagaaaacagattACACGAAGAAGAAAGGAGTTGAGCTGCAAAATCGAGTAAATGAAGTTGAGGTGCCCACATCTACTAGCCCAAGTTCTGTGGCAGAAGTTGAAAGTGATTATTCATCTTGTGGTGTACCTGGCTCTGAAGATAACAGAGATCCAGATATAGAAACTATGTCGCCTCTTGTCCCAGTTCCACCAGTGGATTTGCCTTCTTCATCAGGAACGATTTGTATCCCTGAGGAGGCTGTGGTGCATCTTTTATCTGTATACGGTTTCTTAAGATCATTCAGTGTTCAGTTATATATCCTTCCATTTGGGTTGGATGATTTTGTGGGAGCATTGAATTTCGGAGGACCAAATTCGTTGCTGGATGCCATTCATGTTGCCTTAATGCGGGCACTGAAGGGCCATCTTGAGAGACTCTCCTTAGAAGGGTCTGAAGTGGCTTCAAAGTGCCTGAG GTGCATTGATTGGAGCTTGCTCGATGCGCTAACTTGGCCAGTTTATTTGGTTCACTACTTCGCTGCCATGGGACATGCAAGTGGGCCTGTCTGGAGAGTTTTTAATGAATACGTTGTGGAAAAAGATTATTATTCCTCACCTGTAGTGATGAAGTTGAAGATCCTGCAAATTCTGTGTGATGACGTCTTTGATGTAGCCGATGTAAGAGCTGAAATTGATTCTCGAGAAGAAACTGAAGTTGGACTTGATCCTGATGGCGTTACTGCTGATCTTCCTGAAAATGGACCTAGAAGGGTCCATCCCAGATTTGCTAAAACCTCAGCTTGCAAGGAGAAAGAGCTTAGTGAATATGTTGCAGTGAACCATGGGATAAGCTCAATGAGCGAGTCAAAAATTTTGAGCTCAAGATATACTGATGGTGGTCATGGAGATAGCTCAGATCTGGATGGGAACAGTGATGAATGTAGGCTCTGCGGCATGGATGGGACGTTGCTTTGCTGTGATGGATGCCCTTTAGCATATCACTCGAGATGCATTGGTGTGGTCAAAATGTACATACCAGATGGGCCGTGGTATTGTCCAGAATGCACTATCAACAAAATGGGGCCAACTATTGCTCACAAAACGTCACTCAGGGGAGCGGTGTATTTTGGAGTGGATCCACATGGGCGACTCTTCTTGGGTACATGCAATCACTTACTGGT GCTTAAAATTTCTGTCCAGGCGGATTCAGATATCAAATACTACAATGCCATCGACATTCCAAAAGTTGTCCTGGTGCTTTTGTCTGCAACGAACCATAGAATGGAATATCTGTATATATGCAAAGCGATCTCACAGTACTGGGATCTGCCTGAAGGTTTGATCTCTTATCTGAGGGCAGTGGAGATTGATTTAGCACACATGCAAAAAGAAGGGTGCGACGAGGCGTCAGACGTAATTAGACCTGATAGTGCAAGTAGTTCCAGTGGAAATAATATTCAGAATGTGGTTGGCCTCCACGCATCTGCTTCTGGCAGTCCTGTGTTAGGAAGATCAAGTGGAGTGCAAGAGAAGAATTTGGTTGCTGGTATTACACAGAAGGGTTTATTATTTAAACCTAATACTTACATTAATCATTACACAAATGGAGAATTGGCTGCGTCAGCTGCTGCTACTTTGGCTGTCCTTTCGTCAGAGGAAACCCATGAACCTGATCTACAAAAATTTAGTAATGCCAAGAAAGCTGTAGCAAGTAACATCTTGCTACAGGTGAAAGCATTTTCGTTAGTAGCCTTAAGTTTCTTCTGGCCAAGTCCTGATAAAAAGGAAATTACCAGGGAAAGGTGTGGATGGTGTCATTCTTGCAAACTCACTTCTGCAAGTAGGAGAGGATGCATGTTAAATGCAGCTGTAACAGGGGCCACCAAAAGTGCCATGAAGGTCTGCAGTGGCCTTTTTCCACTAAAAAATGGGGATGGAGTACTGTCTAGTATTGCAGCATATCTCCTATATCTCGAGGAAAGCTTACGTGGTCTCATTACGGGGCCATTTCTTAGTGAGAGTCTTAGGTATCAGTGGCGTAAGAAGTTAGTGGAAGCTTCAACATGCAAAGCGATGAAAGCCCTCCTGCTTgaa CTTGAGGAAGACATTTGCAGTATTGCTCTGTCAAGTGACTGGCTCAAACTAGTGGATGACTGGTTAATAGaacattctttttttcaaaGCGCTCCATTTACTGTTGCGGACACACAGAAACGTAGACCTGGTAAGAGGCAGAGGAACCAAGCTGAAATTACAGCCCAAGGTTCTGATGATGATAGCTTTACTTGGTGGCGAGGGGGGAAGTTATCAAAAGTTATACTCCTGAAGGCTGTCTTGTTGAAGCCTCAGAGAAGGAAAGCAGCTTGGCATG GTGGTATTAAAAAGTTTCCTGAATTTAGTTATGGCGATGGTTCTTACATTCCTAAGAGAAGCAGGCGGTCTGTTTGGAAAGCAGCAGTTGAAAGTAGCAAAAACATATCTCAGCTTGCTCTTCAG GTTAGATACCTGGACATGAATATAAGATGGAGTGAACTTGTACGCCCAGAGCAAAACGTGCAAGATGTTAAAGGTCCAGAGACAGAGGCCACTGTTTTTAGGAACGCTAGTATTTGTGACAAGAAGATTATAGATAACAAGGTTAGATATGGAGTTGTCTTTGGGAATCAAAAGCATCTGCCATCCCGTGTCATGAAGAAGATCACTGAAGTCGAGAAAACTGAAGATGGAAAGGAAAAGTATTGGTTTCATGAAGCTCGCGTTCCCTTATATTTGATCAAAGAATATGAAGAAAGTCTGCCTAGGGTACACATACCTTTCATCAAGAAGCCATCACGAAAAATATCAAAGCTCCAGAAAATGCAACTTAAAGCTTCTCGAGCGAACATATTTTCTTACCTAGCCTCTCGGAGGGACAACACAGAGAAGTGTTCTTGTGCATCATGCCATCTCGATGTTTTTGTGAG GAATGCAACAACATGCAGTACTTGCCAAG GTTTCTGTCACAAGGAATGTACTATGAGTACGCAACATACAGTTGGGAAAGTTGAACTTTTGGTAACCTGCAAACGGTGCTACCTTGCTAGAGCCCGTTCACTAATGAATCAGAGACATCCAACAACAGCCGCTGTCCTGATCGACAGACCGTTTCAAAATGCAGTCACTCCAGTCACCAAGACACAGTTTAAGCCTCCTAATCAACAGTTACCATCTTCCAACATACGCAGCACCACTTCAGGTGTTAAACAAATCACTCCTGATTCCAATTTGGCACCTAAAAGTAAACACAAAACATTGTCTTGGGGGATCATATGGAGGAAAAAGAACGTGGA AGACACAGGTGTTAACTTCAGACATCAACATGTTCTGTTGGCTGCACGCTCTGATCAGCCGAATCCGGAACCAGTTTGCTGTCTCTGCAAACTGCCGTATAATCCTGGTCTAACATATATTCACTGTACAAATTGTGACA AGTGGTACCACATTGAAGCGATTAAGCTCGAGGAATCGAAAATTCCTGAAGTTGTTGGGTTCAAGTGTTGCAAATGCCGTCGTATACGATCACCAGATTGCCCTTACATGGATCCCGTACTGAAGGAACAGAAGCAGATGAAACCAGTAGTCTCCAGGAGGCAAAAACATGGGAAAGGAAGTATCGGAATGGATTCTACTTCTGAAAGAATGTCTGAACAAGAAGACTCCATGCCCTCTACTCCCTCATTCCCCTTTGAAGATACGTTTGTTCCAGATGATGATCCTCTCTTAATGTCAGTTTCAAAAATCGAACAAATTACACCTAACAATTTGGATGTCGAATGGAACGGGGATGGTTCTGTGCCGGGACCCCAGAAGCTACAAGTTAGGAGACAAGTGAAACGTGAAGACACAGACGGGAACAATAGTCTTTCTTATACAGAGTTTTCAATGCAACCCGAATCAATGCCTATTGTGAAACCAGAAATGGAGGCAACATTGCCTGTCACGGAATGGGATGCATCTGGCAACTGTGACATGGTTGAAGGCGAACTAATGTTTGACTACGAAGACATGGAGTTCGAACCCCAAACATATTTCTCGCTTACCGAGTTACTCACAACAGATGATAGTGGACAGTGCGATGGATACGGAGATGGCAAGGATGCTTCGGCAAACACGGATAACCCAAACCCCCAGGTTGAGACAACAGTGGAACAGTGTAGAGCATTTCTCTGTGACAATACAATTCCATGCCAGATATGTATGCATGTGGATCCTGGACCTGATCTCACATGCAAGACTTGTACTATGACTATTCATTCCCACTGTTCTCCATGGGAGGAGGAATCTACTTGCACGGGAGGTAGCTGGAGATGCGGTCGTTGCCGTGAGTGGCTGTAG